The following proteins are co-located in the Aphis gossypii isolate Hap1 unplaced genomic scaffold, ASM2018417v2 Contig00062, whole genome shotgun sequence genome:
- the LOC126553068 gene encoding uncharacterized protein LOC126553068, which translates to MNGDTFFEWFSGILPLLKDNSVIVMDNAPYHSVKTEKSPTSTWKKAAIIEWLESKGVETNPSMIKFELLKAVREIKHKYDLYVVDEEAKNQNKIVLRLPPYHCELNPIELAWSVVKGHVKKNNTTFKINDVRQLLNDGIDKVTPEMWSNFVSHAIKEEDKFWQVDYITDEILDEQEQSHVLTITGLTTSDSENSD; encoded by the coding sequence ATGAACGGTGATACATTTTTCGAATGGTTCAGTGGCATTTTACCTTTATTGAAAGATAACTCAGTAATAGTCATGGATAATGCACCGTACCATTCAGTGAAAACAGAAAAATCACCTACCTCTACTTGGAAAAAGGCTGCCATAATTGAATGGCTTGAATCCAAAGGCGTAGAGACTAACCCGTCAATGATCAAATTTGAATTGTTAAAAGCTGTCCGAgaaattaaacacaaatatgATTTGTACGTGGTTGATGAAGAGGCCAAAAaccaaaacaaaattgtactaCGTCTACCTCCATACCACTGCGAACTCAACCCCATTGAGTTGGCATGGTCGGTTGTAAAAGGacatgtgaaaaaaaataacacaacatttaaaataaatgacgtTCGGCAATTATTAAACGATGGTATAGACAAAGTGACACCTGAAATGTGGTCCAATTTTGTTTCACACGCTATTAAGGAAGAGGACAAATTTTGGCAGGTAGACTATATTACTGATGAAATACTGGACGAACAAGAACAATCGCACGTGTTAACTATTACTGGATTGACGACTTCTGATTCAGAAAACAGTGATTga